The Glycine soja cultivar W05 chromosome 8, ASM419377v2, whole genome shotgun sequence genome has a window encoding:
- the LOC114423738 gene encoding 1-aminocyclopropane-1-carboxylate oxidase homolog 1-like codes for MEAKSSNQIKEESNDSNYDRKAEIKAFDDSKTGVKGLVDSGVKKIPRMFLSGIDITENVASDSNLSIPVIDLQDIHNNPALHNEVVTKIRSACQEWGFFQVINHGIPISVMDQMIDGIRRFHEQDTDVRKQFYSRDLKKTILYNSNTSLYLDKFANWRDSLGCSMAPNPPKPENLPTVFRDIIIEYSKEIMALGCTIFELLSEALGLNPSYLKEMNCAEGLFIQGHYYPPCPEPELTLGTSKHTDSSFMTIVLQGQLGGLQVLHEKLWFNVPPVHGALVVNVGDILQLITNDNFVSVYHRVLSNHGGPRVSVASFFSNSHDPAKGASMVYSPIKELLSEENPAIYRDTTIGEIMAHHFAKGLDGNSALQPFRL; via the exons ATGGAGGCCAAAAGCTCAAACCAGATAAAAGAGGAAAGCAATGATTCCAATTATGATAGGAAAGCTGAAATAAAAGCATTTGATGATTCAAAAACTGGTGTTAAAGGTCTTGTAGATTCTGGTGTGAAAAAGATCCCACGCATGTTCCTTTCCGGCATCGACATAACTGAAAACGTAGCCAGTGACTCGAACTTGAGTATTCCTGTCATAGACCTACAAGACATACATAACAATCCTGCACTGCATAATGAAGTTGTCACCAAAATTCGAAGTGCATGCCAGGAGTGGGGATTTTTCCAAGTGATCAATCATGGAATTCCAATTAGTGTTATGGATCAAATGATTGATGGAATCCGAAGGTTTCATGAACAAGATACTGATGTCAGGAAACAGTTTTACTCTAGAGATTTGAAGAAGACAATTCTATACAATTCCAATACTAGCCTGTACCTAGACAAGTTTGCTAACTGGAGAGACTCACTTGGATGTTCTATGGCTCCTAATCCACCCAAACCAGAGAATTTACCTACAGTATTTAG AGACATAATTATTGAATACTCCAAGGAAATTATGGCACTGGGTTGTACAATTTTTGAGTTATTGTCAGAGGCTCTTGGCCTTAATCCATCTTATCTAAAAGAAATGAATTGTGCTGAAGGACTTTTCATTCAGGGTCATTACTATCCACCTTGCCCTGAACCTGAATTAACTTTGGGCACGTCCAAGCACACTGATAGTTCCTTCATGACAATAGTTCTACAAGGCCAACTGGGTGGTCTTCAAGTTCTTCATGAAAAACTATGGTTTAATGTTCCACCTGTGCATGGAGCTCTTGTTGTAAACGTAGGAGATATTCTACAA CTTATAACGAATGACAATTTTGTCAGCGTTTATCATCGGGTTTTATCGAATCATGGAGGGCCAAGAGTTTCAGTAGCAAGCTTCTTTTCGAATTCGCATGATCCAGCAAAAGGTGCATCAATGGTTTATAGTCCAATTAAGGAGTTATTATCAGAAGAAAACCCAGCAATCTATAGGGACACTACCATAGGAGAGATCATGGCACACCATTTTGCTAAGGGGCTTGATGGGAACTCTGCCTTGCAGCCTTTCAGGTTGTGA